The Poecilia reticulata strain Guanapo unplaced genomic scaffold, Guppy_female_1.0+MT scaffold_181, whole genome shotgun sequence genome contains the following window.
TCATCTTCTCCACGTCTGCCGACGCGtgctgcaacacaaacatgGCCGCTGACCCGTCAGGTGGTCGATGACATCATCAGCGCTGGGTCACATGGCGGGGCGGGGCGGGGCCTACCTCCTCGATGTTGCGTATCCAGTTCCGGATGTTGTCAAAGGATTTCTCGTTGGTGATGTCGTACACCAGCATGATGCCCTGCCgcgacaaacaggaagtgacacgtCTGCAGTGACCAGTGGAAAGGGGAGGGGGCGTGGCCTACCATGGCGCCGCGGTAGTAGGCTGTGGTGATGGTCCGGAAGCGCTCCTGACCCGCCGTGTCCCTGTGGACAGAACCCGACCCGGGTTCATGGGATTAAGACGGGTTAGTGATTCCGAACAGATTCTAGTTCACTTAACTGATCCACAAACAACGAATCAGTTCAGATCCAGAACCAGTTACTCCGACCGGACCTGCATGaactgatccagaaccagagaaaGTTCTCCAAGCCCGGTTCCAGACCGGCTCTCACCAGATCTGCAGTTTGATCTTCTTCCCGTCCAGCTCCACGGTCCGAATTTTAAAATCGATTCCTGAAACAGAGGGGAACACTTTGAGTCATGTGTGTCAAACTGGAGGTCCacgggccaaatccggcccgctgTAACCGACCTGTGGCCCTTCAGACAGAATTAGAACTTCATCATAACAGCTGTGTGATTagaaatttgatattttatcaCCAGATGACATCTGttgaaaacatgttaaacatttGGAAGCCAATCGCACAGAGATCAGCTCCACCCGCCTGGCAGCTGGAGGTGCAGAAAACAAACcgtcatttttaaaacacaaacgtGGCCAAACATCACTTCCTGCCTCAGAAGAGgaacttcctgttcctgcaggTCCCATGACTGAAACCAGAACCGACAGCAGAACCTGCTTTGTTCATCATCTGGTCACAGAGGAAAATGGTTCTGCTGAGACCCACTGCAGGCCCGGTTCTGAGCTCGTCCCagcttctggttctggacggttTCTGACCCGGTGATGTCATGGTCCAGCTTCCTGCCACCTGACCAGCAGAAACCAGCTGACCCAACcagttctgatccagaaccgcttTGATCCGGTTTGATCTCAGCCGGGTTCTTGCTCCGcctctgaacaggaagtgaaactgAGCCGCTTCCTGTCTGCATCTCTTAGCAAGGCTGAATGTGGTTCTGATCCGATTCTGTTCTGCATCAAGGTTCTGACCCGATTCAGGGTTTCCTACAGAACTGGTTCTGCTCTTTGAtcagtgtttgtgttcagaACCAACAGGGCCCGGATCAGCTCCTAGTTgttgacccggttctgctgaaCCAGAACCCTGTGGAAAAGTATTCATGGCCTCTGATTAACACCACTagaccggttctgacccgctggaccggttctgacccgctgCAGTCCAGATTTTGACGAGGCCACTCTGAAACCTTCATTTTGATGCTGGTGGGTTCTGGATCAAAGTTCTGGACCAGAACCCAGATGTTCTGGACCTTCAGCTTCAggaggttctgatccggttccaTCAAGTACAGAAGTCCACATCACCATACCACCCTGATGGACTGcaggttctgttggttctgctcCAGATGGAACGGCATCAGGACGGTTCTGGTCGATGTGAAACgggtctttgtgtttttctgggCCAGAACTGGTTCTGGTCYTGGATCTCTGGTGACCTTTGACCGTAGCAGCAGCAGTGAGGCCTGCAGAACTAaagatgttctggttcttctggacctcctggatgagtttctGTCAGCCTGCTTGGTGCTGCCagtctgattctggttctggttctggttggtttgggtcagtttctgtttcttctggttgtttttgtctctttttacatttttaatttgaagtaCCTTGAGAACCCAGTGACGGGCCCAATGGGCCTcccggaaccagaaccttcagcTTCTGGTTCCGGAAGAAGCTGAAGGTTCAGATGAACTGAACTGGCTCAGGAGAACCGTTCCAGAACCGGTTCAGTTCATCTGTCTGATCAGAACATCCTGATGGTGATGAAGCtgagcatcatcatcatcatcaggacTGGTGGGACGCAGGTAGGCTGACGTCACAGAGCTGTCCCGGTACCAGAGGCGGGTGAGCATCTGGACCGGACCGGGCCGGGCCGGACTCACCGATGGTGGAGATGAAGGTGGTGTTGAACGCGTCCTCGCTGAAGCGGAACAGCAGGCAGGTTTTGCCCACGCCGCTGTCTCCGATCAGCAGCAGTTTGAACAGGTAGTCGTAACTCTTCGCCATGTTCGGGTTCGGTTCGGCTCCGGTCCGGATGGGCCCGGCTCTGCTCCGCGAACCTATGCTGGAGCCACTCAGATGGACCGACGGAGAGGCAGGAAACGGTTCGGCATCAAGTGTTCCGACAGCACACCGGATCCACTTCCGGTTCTctcctttcacaataaaacagtCCCGTTTGCTGAGCTGTGCTGGAGCTCCGACCCGCCCGGAAGTGGACCAGAACCGACCGACTGTCAAAGTtcaaataatagtaataataaccTCCGGTGTTCTTCAAGGAAACGAGGATAAACTCTGACTTTTTATTATCACCCAGAAATTCATCAGTTCTGATCCAAAGCAAATGATTGTCATCGGGTTCAGAACCaagagaaccagaaccaacctCACTgttatattcacattttaattttcctttaatgGAATCAAGtcgtcaggttaattggtctgtccaaattctccctaggtgtgtgtgtgtgtgtgtgtctgacagactggcgacctgtccaggtgacccgtccaggtgaccccgcccccAACCCGGAAccttagctggagaggcagcagctcctcctgacccactgagggaccaggagttagaaaatggatggatggaatcaaGTCCCTGCTGGCTCCTCTGAACgggaacttttattttgaaataggGTTTCTGCTTCTTCCGGTGAATGTACGTCAGCATGTACAGGAAACGGGGCCGGGTCAGATGGGGTCACGTGGACCTCAGATCTCCATGTGAAGCTTCagattcattaaaataaaataaactgcagttcCTCAggacaggaaaacattttatccgACAGcaggagaaataaataaaattatatttacctAAAGTTTTATGAATCTTACTTTTTtatcctgatttttttttgttctgtcgTTAATAAAGTTTGGcagaacaataataataagacTTTATCTATTCTATAATAcataatcattaaaatatttactttgatatttaaatgtgattaatatttccttcaaatataaactttgttcaactaaaaacactaaaacctcAGCACTGCTTTATTCTGAGCagaataaaagtattttgtttcttgaagaaacactgaagagtcAGAAACAGGATAAAATGATTATCCAGATACAGGATAAAATGATTGATTATCCAGATACAGGATAAAATGATTATCCAGATACAGGATAAAATGATTGATTATCCAGATACAGGATAAAATGATTATCCAGATACAGGATAAAATGATTATCCACGCACAGATATCCGACGATGAGCACCAAAAAGTCCAACTGCttccaaaaacaacagatttctcaaaatattctaagtttatgtttttttaatgctgcaggTCGGTGTCTGACTTCCGCTGGTGGAAACGGCGCCCCCTGGCGGTCGCTCCTTCTCCGCTGAAGACTCGACCCGAGCCGGGAGACATTAACCCGTTTAATCCCCAattttttcctgcaaaataaGTGCATGCATTTCAACCCTTGACCTCCCTAACACCTGATGTTTACGaatcattacattttatgttggttATGTTAGTGAAAatacaggttttattttggcaacAGTCTAAATTACACAAATACGGCCTATTTATACATatacagaaataagaaaaatcttGATATGCATAATCTTTTATAACAAAGAATGGTTACAAGAgtgttcagaaatattttagaaacataaaaattcaaTGCCACATCCTGCAGATGTCATTGTCTCAATGTGCCAACTGCcaagtgacctttgacctcatttGGTTATTTCATCAATGAGGCAAAATCAGATGAAAATGTTAGTTTGAGAGGACGTTGTCCCTGTTCCACCAGACCAGGGTGATTCACGCCTGAATCTTGTCCTAAACTAGATTCAGGCGTGGCGTTGTCTTGTAGTCGTCATTCAGTGCAAAGGCCACATTTTGTGGAAAGGGTCGAGTTTTGGGGAGTGAAataggagggagggaggagaagaCATCATTTTGAGGTTTCTTCAGGTCTAGATGATCTagaccaggggtcaccaaccttTTTGAGCCTGGGAGCTACTTCACGGGTCCAGAGCAACACGAAGGGCCACTTTTCTTGGCTCAGCCtttataacaataatacatATGATTACATGTCgtctaataatattaatgttaggGACTATTCACAATAGTTATCAGTAATTATTACCATGGCAGCTATGGTTAATTGCTATTAYGTGATMAGAAGCTCTTAGTTCAGTTTTAAGTTTGATTCCCTTTCTTagcttttctgtgtgattctaaATTTCCCACAAGTGACTGACAGTCTGgattcctgcagctgctggacgcactgaggttttcctttaaataaaagaaaagttattgtatatttttattattaacaaattgtgcagagaaaaaaatgtccgACAGATTATAAGGTAGCACAAAACTATCCCTGCATTGACCTGTAAGTGCGCATCTCTCCAATGCGCATCAAGTGCGCGTCGCACAAAACCAGCGCAAACTTAAACCACTAAAGCAGCGAAGCCTTTTTAACACAAACGATGCTAAATACTAATAAATACATGGAAGCGGAGCCGACCTGTGATCCACGGAAAGAGGAGGATGTTGATCCCGGTTCAGGTGTCAGACgtgcagaggaggagaaggtgaagcaacattgtttgtttagtttttactctTGGAAAACGTTTCAACtagattaaattgtttaacCCGCAGTCTTAGCGCGACGCTCAGTAGAAGTGGCAGATGTCAGCTAACGGGTGACCCGCTAACTGTCCGGTTCGGGAAACATCAAAAAGCTCAAAACCGGCGACCCGTCAGAACCGAACACGGTAAAAAGCTCAACCGGATCCGAACCGCTCCTAGAACTGCGGGAGGTTCAAACTCCGCTCATTCAGTTTTAGCTTACAGAAAAAGCGCCGAACAAAAGCAAACTGACCAATAAGATTTAAGCTTTGGGTGCCCTTTGACCCCCACAGACTCGGATGTGCGCTACGTACAAGATGTTTTGACgcataatatatttttttctccacaattttaATTGTAAAGAGGGTTCGATAATTAAAATTtcggaaattttatttttatttttttacttcaagtttaaaaaaaaagacctaagAGCTCCTCCCACTCTAAGCTAGGCTAAGCTAGGCTAAGCTAGGCAGAGAGGGAGCAGCAGGCGCTGCTGCCCTCCGATAACATCCTGCAGGCGCATATTCTGAACTTTAACCATAGAAGagttttatgcataaaaattaacattttacatttttttataattagcttttttttaaaattttgaatataaacaaattttactacttcaatgtaaaaatattaaataatttatttggcaatgctcagtggcgcaactacacattattcaggtggatgcaaaaacatagatcggctaTGGACACGTAGCATAGAGCTGTATATGTATTATGCTAGCAGCAATAATTGTTGAAGGTGGGATTAAATGGTTTAATAAGGAGGGAAGACGAGACGGCCTGGAACGGAGGAGGCCcaggttgacctctgacctcacaCTTCTCCAACTTTTCCACTCAATTCTCAAATTTCCATATGATCCATAACAATGATcatcatcaaaattattttatttctaataatagTTGtgttctttcattcatttttgtgcttttgacaAAACTACTTTTAATCGAATTAGTTTGATTaataaaacttgtgtttttgtgtgttctaCTGTTTGTGATTTCTCattgttaaaaaattaagacttaaaaaacaatcagtaaGTAGAGCAGAATTAATAAGAATCTgccatattttatttagtttttatttctatatttgatattttcgattattagtattttaattaagttgaattgattaaataattagattttcaaCGTTTGTTCGCTGAATTCATTGTTAATAAAGTTGGACgggaaaatgctttttttttacttgagcgGAAGTGACGTGTAAACTCGGTTGCTAAGCTGCAGCAGAGATCAAACAGCCTGTCAACAGGCAGAAGTGTGGACTCGGAACCTCCTGGAGCCGGTTTAACCCGTACAGCGGTGCCGCTTCGTCCCGCAGACCCGAACCGGGAAGGAGGACTCGTCAGAACCGGTCCAGTTTGCTCCGGTTCGACCTGCTAGCTAGCAGTTGCTAACCAGGTGGCTACCATCAGGTAGGTTTACCTGCTGGTTTCCGTTAGAGGAGCCGGCCACTGGCGCACCTGGAGTAAACCGACCAATCACGGTCCAACAGAACCGTTCGGTTATGATAGGTTCCGGAGAACCGGGTCCAGACAGAGTGGGGGcaaactgggtcagaacctTCCTGACCCGGTTCCTGCAGTACAGTTCTGGTTCAGAGCAGGACCGAACCAGCTGCCTGAGCAGAAATGGGCTCACTGGAAGAATCAGAACCAGTCCTAGAGTGTTAATACGATCTGGACCCGAAACATGAACATCTCTTATCTGTGAATAAGTTCTGGATCCGGTTCAAGTATCCAAACTCAACCCAGACATATACCCTGGTTCTGTCTCTGACCTGATTCTCTGGTTCTGTTCCAACCTTATTctgttctgatccggttctgttctacctgcaggaggaagaggctCCATGGAGAGGTCCACATGATTTAAGTCCAGAACCAGCCCAGTTTGTCCCAGTATGGCTGCTGCCAGCAGCACCAAGATCTCATGGCGCCTGCGTGAGTAGAACCCGGAGGAGAGTTGTGATGCGGCCCGGTCAGgatgggttctggttctgaagcgTGTCATCCTGTTTGTCCTCAGAGGAGTTCGAGGCCCACTCCAGAACCGTGTCCTGCCTGTCTCTGGGGAAGAACTCGGGCCGCCTGCTGGCCACGGGGGGCGAGGACTGCCGGGTCAACATCTGGGCCGTCAGCAAGGCCAACTGCGTCATGGTGAGACTCGGCACCACCGGTACCAGAACCCAGCAGGTCCGGTCCACTCACCAACAGGCTGAGGGCCGTCCGAGTCCAGATATCAGAACATGATTACTGTTCTGAACTGGGAGGTCCGGACCAGGATCTGCTGTTAACTTTACAAACGGCTCCCTGAGAGAACCATCTTGGCTCCGAGCTGCTAACTCTGACCCGTTCTCTGTTTTGACCCGTTTCATGCTGCTAACTCTGACCCGTTCTCTGTTTTGACCCGTTTCATGCTGCTAACTCTGNNNNNNNNNNNNNNNNNNNNNNNNNNNNNNNNNNNNNNNNNNNNNNNNNNNNNNNNNNNNNNNNNNNNNNNNNNNNNNNNNNNNNNNNNNNNNNNNNNNNNNNNNNNNNNNNNNNNNNNNNNNNNNNNNNNNNNNNNNNNNNNNNNNNNNNNNNNNNNNNNNNNNNNNNNNNNNNNNNNNNNNNNNNNNNNNNNNNNNNNNNNNNNNNNNNNNNNNNNNNNNNNNNNNNNNNNNNNNNNNNNNNNNNNNNNNNNNNNNNNNNNNNNNNNNNNNNNNNNNNNNNNNNNNNNNNNNNNNNNNNNNNNNNNNNNNNNNNNNNNNNNNNNNNNNNNNNNNNNNNNNNNNNNNNNNNNNNNNNNNNNNNNNNNNNNNNNNNNNNNNNNNNNNNNNNNNNNNNNNNNNNNNNNNNNNNNNNNNNNNNNNNNNNNNNNNNNNNNNNNNNNNNNNNNNNNNNNNNNNNNNNNNNNNNNNNNNNNNNNNNNNNNNNNNNNNNNNNNNNNNNNNNNNNNNNNNNNNNNNNNNNNNNNNNNNNNNNNNNNNNNNNNNNNNNNNNNNNNNNNNNNNNNNNNNNNNNNNNNNNNNNNNNNNNNNNNNNNNNNNNNNNNNNNNNNNNNNNNNNNNNNNNNNNNNNNNNNNNNNNNNNNNNNNNNNNNNNNNNNNNNNNNNNNNNNNNNNNNNNNNNNNNTTTGACCCGTTTCATGCTGCTAACTCTGACCCGTTCTCTGTTTTGACCCGTTTCATGCTGCTAACTCTGACCCGTTCTCTGTTTTGACCCGTTTCTCTCTCAGAGCTTGACGGGTCATAAGAACCTGGTGGAGTGTGTCCAGTTCAGCGCGTCAGAGGAGCAGGTTGCAGCTGGTTCCCAGTCTGGATCCATTCGAGTCTGGGACCTGGAGGCCGCCAAGAGTAANNNNNNNNNNNNNNNNNNNNNNNNNNNNNNNNNNNNNNNNNNNNNNNNNNNNNNNNNNNNNNNNNNNNNNNNNNNNNNNNNNNNNNNNNNNNNNNNNNNNNNNNNNNNNNNNNNNNNNNNNNNNNNNNNNNNNNNNNNNNNNNNNNNNNNNNNNNNNNNNNNNNNNNNNNNNNNNNNNNNNNNNNNNNNNNNNNNNNNNNNNNNNNNNNNNNNNNNNNNNNNNNNNNNNNNNNNNNNNNNNNNNNNNNNNNNNNNNNNNNNNNNNNNNNNNNNNNNNNNNNNNNNNNNNNNNNNNNNNNNNNNNNNNNNNNNNNNNNNNNNNNNNNNNNNNNNNNNNNNNNNNNNNNNNNNNNNNNNNNNNNNNNNNNNNNNNNNNNNNNNNNNNNNNNNNNNNNNNNNNNNNNNNNNNNNNNNNNNNNNNNNNNNNNNNNNNNNNNNNNNNNNNNNNNNNNNNNNNNNNNNNNNNNNNNNNNNNNNNNNNNNNNNNNNNNNNNNNNNNNNNNNNNNNNNNNNNNNNNNNNNNNNNNNNNNNNNNNNNNNNNNNNNNNNNNNNNNNNNNNNNNNNNNNNNNNNNNNNNNNNNNNNNNNNNNNNNNNNNNNNNNNNNNNNNNNNNNNNNNNNNNNNNNNNNNNNNNNNNNNNNNNNNNNNNNNNNNNNNNNNNNNNNNNNNNNNNNNNNNNNNNNNNNNNNNNNNNNNNNNNNNNNNNNNNNNNNNNNNNNNNNNNNNNNNNNNNNNNNNNNNNNNNNNNNNNNNNNNNNNNNNNNNNNNNNNNNNNNNNNNNNNNNNNNNNNNNNNNNNNNNNNNNNNNNNNNNNNNNNNNNNNNNNNNNNNNNNNNNNNNNNNNNNNNNNNNNNNNNNNNNNNNNNNNNNNNNNNNNNNNNNNNNNNNNNNNNNNNNNNNNNNNNNNNNNNNNNNNNNNNNNNNNNNNNNNNNNNNNNNNNNNNNNNNNNNNNNNNNNNNNNNNNNNNNNNNNNNNNNNNNNNNNNNNNNNNNNNNNNNNNNNNNNNNNNNNNNNNNNNNNNNNNNNNNNNNNNNNNNNNNNNNNNNNNNNNNNNNNNNNNNNNNNNNNNNNNNNNNNNNNNNNNNNNNNNNNNNNNNNNNNNNNNNNNNNNNNNNNNNNNNNNNNNNNNNNNNNNNNNNNNNNNNNNNNNNNNNNNNNNNNNNNCTACTTCCTGTCCTCAGTCCTGCGGACTCTGATGGGACACAAAGCGAACGTCACCAGTCTGGGGTTCCATCCGTTTGGAAACTTCCTGGCCTCCAGCTCCGTGGACACCAACatcaaggtgtgtgtgtgtgtgtgtgtgtgtgtgtgtgtgtgtgtgtgtgtgtgtgtgtgtgtgtgtgtgtgtttctgtgtgtaatAAGTGTTGATGTGTTTTCCAGCTCTGGGACGTCCGGAGGAAAGGATACGTGTTTCGCTACAAGGTCAGATCTTCAGATCTAGATCAGTAGGTCTCTACAGAGACCTGGTCCAGAACCACCTGCAGTAGAAACCTGGTTCTGGCTCTGAATTAGTCTTTCACACAGTGAAGCATCATGGAACATTTTGCTTCATTGTCTTTCCATAACtttttttataacattctga
Protein-coding sequences here:
- the rab8b gene encoding ras-related protein Rab-8B, which codes for MAKSYDYLFKLLLIGDSGVGKTCLLFRFSEDAFNTTFISTIGIDFKIRTVELDGKKIKLQIWDTAGQERFRTITTAYYRGAMGIMLVYDITNEKSFDNIRNWIRNIEEHASADVEKMILGNKCDMNDKRQVSKERGEKLAIDYGIKFLETSAKSSINVEEGFLTLARDIMSRLNRKMNDGGPAGGGGQVKISEPLSRKSVFRCSLL